One region of Streptomyces leeuwenhoekii genomic DNA includes:
- a CDS encoding aromatase/cyclase, whose amino-acid sequence MPGERVRRLSHAVDVAAPAGVVYGLIADAERWPLYFPPNVYVERLDFDGVRERLRMWCLADGQVKSWTSGRIQDSAQRRISFHQDQIMAPAESMGGVWSVQPLGPDRCRLTVEHEFTAVGDRPEDVAWLEQATIANAHSDLRSLRFLAERWARLDELVLSFEESVRVKGPAELVYGFLYEVADWPGQVPHVRRVDLAEPQVGVQKVIMSLAAADGGTHTVESVRVCFPHAGRIVHKDTATRKLVAAHCGEWSLVPDERGVTVVSQHHVVLREKDIARTLGAGATLEDARHHVRAQLGYESLQTLRLARQHAESAVRVL is encoded by the coding sequence GTGCCGGGTGAGCGGGTACGCCGTCTTTCGCACGCGGTCGATGTGGCTGCGCCCGCGGGAGTCGTCTACGGGTTGATCGCGGATGCCGAGCGCTGGCCGTTGTACTTCCCGCCGAACGTGTACGTGGAGCGGCTGGACTTCGACGGGGTCCGTGAGCGGCTGCGGATGTGGTGCCTGGCCGACGGGCAGGTCAAGTCCTGGACGTCGGGGCGCATCCAGGACTCCGCGCAGCGCCGGATCTCCTTCCACCAGGACCAGATCATGGCGCCCGCGGAGTCGATGGGCGGTGTCTGGTCGGTGCAGCCGCTCGGGCCCGACCGCTGCCGGCTGACCGTGGAGCACGAGTTCACCGCCGTGGGCGACCGGCCCGAGGACGTGGCGTGGCTGGAGCAGGCCACGATCGCCAACGCCCATTCCGATCTGAGGAGTCTGCGGTTCCTGGCGGAGCGGTGGGCCCGGCTGGACGAGCTGGTGCTGTCGTTCGAGGAGTCGGTGCGGGTCAAGGGGCCCGCCGAACTCGTCTACGGCTTCCTCTACGAGGTGGCGGACTGGCCCGGACAGGTCCCGCACGTGCGCCGCGTCGACCTGGCCGAGCCCCAGGTGGGGGTCCAGAAGGTCATCATGAGCCTGGCCGCGGCCGACGGCGGCACCCACACCGTGGAGTCGGTGCGGGTGTGTTTCCCGCACGCCGGGCGCATCGTGCACAAGGACACGGCGACCCGGAAGCTGGTCGCGGCGCACTGCGGGGAGTGGTCGCTGGTGCCCGACGAGAGGGGCGTCACCGTGGTCTCCCAGCACCATGTCGTCCTGCGCGAGAAGGACATCGCCCGCACACTGGGCGCCGGCGCCACCCTGGAGGACGCCCGCCACCACGTCCGCGCCCAGCTCGGCTACGAGAGCCTGCAGACGCTGCGGCTGGCCCGGCAGCACGCGGAGTCGGCCGTCCGCGTGCTGTGA
- a CDS encoding AfsR/SARP family transcriptional regulator — protein MKIQVLGPLSAEVNGGSIVPTAGKPRQILSLLALYPGRVMPVPMLMEEIWGTEPPPSALTTLQTYILQLRRRLGTAMGPDAPGAAKEVLATRHGGYLMQIPAESVDVHEYERMITEGRSAFESGDDNGSADCFRRALSLWRGPALVDVRVGPILEIEVMRLEESRLGTIERRIDADLRLGRHSELIAELTELTARYPQHEGLHSQAMVALYRSGRQASALDIYRRLRIRLIEELGVEPSPQVQRLHQAMLAVDPQLDVAAGPRRSSTFDLYAA, from the coding sequence GTGAAGATTCAGGTTCTGGGACCGTTGAGTGCCGAGGTCAACGGGGGATCGATTGTCCCGACGGCCGGCAAGCCGCGGCAGATTCTGTCTCTGCTCGCCCTCTACCCGGGACGGGTCATGCCCGTTCCCATGCTCATGGAGGAGATCTGGGGAACCGAGCCGCCACCCAGCGCGCTCACCACACTGCAGACCTACATCCTCCAACTGCGCAGGCGGCTGGGGACCGCGATGGGGCCCGACGCCCCCGGCGCGGCCAAGGAAGTCCTCGCCACCCGGCACGGCGGCTATCTGATGCAGATACCGGCCGAGAGCGTGGACGTGCACGAGTACGAACGCATGATCACCGAGGGCCGGTCGGCCTTCGAGTCCGGCGACGACAACGGCTCGGCCGACTGCTTCCGCCGGGCACTGTCCCTGTGGCGCGGACCGGCACTGGTCGACGTACGCGTCGGGCCGATCCTCGAGATAGAGGTCATGCGCCTGGAGGAGAGCCGCCTGGGCACCATCGAACGGCGCATCGACGCCGACCTGCGGCTGGGCCGGCACTCCGAACTCATCGCCGAGCTCACCGAACTGACCGCACGCTACCCCCAGCACGAGGGTCTGCACTCCCAGGCCATGGTGGCGCTGTACCGGTCGGGCCGGCAGGCGTCCGCCCTCGACATCTACCGCAGGCTGCGCATCCGCCTGATAGAGGAACTGGGCGTGGAGCCCTCCCCGCAGGTACAGCGGCTGCACCAGGCCATGCTGGCCGTCGACCCCCAGCTCGACGTCGCCGCCGGACCACGGCGCAGCTCCACGTTCGACCTCTACGCCGCCTGA
- a CDS encoding ScbR family autoregulator-binding transcription factor, whose translation MVQQERAERTRQSLMRAAAEAFAEDGFVSTTLSTISKRAGVSNGALHFHFANKHVLAQAVEAAAVDTLRRITHDAEQRQDSALQRLVDATHGLLGSLERDVVVRAGFELTGTAPRREQAADLYREWQRWVRRVLHTAQQQGELADGVSPAQASAAVVAATVGFEVLGAKDPTWVSRRTLGQYWDLMLPRLAAPGRLPALAPYGSAPPRTDQPRPPAPHPTNRSSCFGA comes from the coding sequence ATGGTGCAGCAAGAACGTGCCGAGCGCACACGGCAGTCACTGATGCGGGCGGCGGCCGAGGCGTTCGCCGAGGACGGCTTCGTGTCGACGACCCTGAGCACCATCAGCAAGAGGGCCGGCGTCAGCAACGGGGCGCTGCACTTCCACTTCGCCAACAAGCACGTCCTGGCCCAGGCCGTGGAGGCCGCCGCCGTCGACACCCTGCGCCGCATCACCCACGACGCCGAGCAGCGCCAGGACAGCGCGCTGCAGCGGCTCGTGGACGCCACCCACGGCCTGCTGGGCAGCCTGGAGCGGGACGTGGTGGTGCGGGCCGGTTTCGAGCTGACCGGCACCGCCCCCCGCCGCGAGCAGGCCGCGGACCTGTACCGGGAATGGCAGCGCTGGGTCCGCCGCGTCCTGCACACCGCCCAGCAGCAGGGCGAGCTCGCCGACGGCGTCTCGCCCGCCCAGGCGTCCGCCGCCGTCGTCGCGGCCACCGTGGGCTTCGAGGTCCTGGGCGCCAAGGACCCCACCTGGGTCTCCCGGCGCACCCTGGGCCAGTACTGGGACCTGATGCTGCCCCGCCTGGCCGCCCCCGGCCGGCTGCCCGCGCTGGCCCCCTACGGCTCCGCCCCGCCCCGCACCGACCAGCCCCGGCCCCCCGCCCCCCACCCAACAAACCGTTCAAGCTGTTTTGGCGCCTGA
- a CDS encoding AfsR/SARP family transcriptional regulator, translating to MDIDVLGALAVQENQVSITPTAPKPRQVLALLALHADRVVPVSALMEELWGTTPPRSARTTLQTYVLQLRELITAALHNDPAGRTAKDVLVTTPGGYLLCGGGGRSDLREFERLAGAGYRCMDAGDFPGAARQLNEALLLWSGTPFADVQAGAQLEMEIKRLDESRLCALDQRIEADLRLGRHREVLAELTVLVNRYRTHESLHAQFMLALHRSGRRGEALSVYQGLRSTLVRELGLEPSAALRRLQRSILMAGPEAMATVPDSVTERLAATS from the coding sequence GTGGACATCGACGTACTCGGCGCGTTGGCGGTGCAGGAGAACCAGGTCTCCATCACGCCCACGGCCCCCAAGCCACGGCAGGTCCTTGCCCTGTTGGCGCTGCACGCCGACCGGGTGGTGCCGGTCTCGGCCCTGATGGAGGAGCTGTGGGGCACCACCCCGCCGCGCAGCGCCCGCACCACCTTGCAGACCTACGTCCTGCAACTGCGCGAACTGATCACCGCCGCCCTGCACAACGACCCGGCGGGACGCACCGCCAAGGACGTGCTGGTGACCACCCCCGGCGGCTACCTGCTCTGCGGCGGGGGCGGCCGCAGCGACCTCCGCGAGTTCGAGCGGCTCGCCGGAGCGGGCTACCGGTGCATGGACGCCGGCGACTTCCCCGGCGCGGCCCGGCAGCTGAACGAGGCACTGCTGCTGTGGTCGGGCACACCCTTCGCCGACGTCCAGGCCGGCGCCCAGCTGGAGATGGAGATCAAACGCCTGGACGAGAGCCGCCTGTGCGCACTCGACCAGCGCATCGAGGCCGACCTGCGGCTCGGCCGGCACCGCGAGGTACTGGCCGAACTCACCGTCCTGGTGAACCGTTACCGCACCCACGAGTCCCTGCACGCCCAGTTCATGCTCGCGCTGCACCGCTCCGGACGGCGCGGTGAGGCCCTGAGCGTCTACCAGGGACTGCGCTCCACCCTCGTGCGCGAACTCGGCCTGGAACCGTCCGCGGCGCTGCGGCGGCTGCAGCGCTCCATCCTCATGGCCGGCCCCGAGGCCATGGCCACGGTGCCCGACAGCGTCACCGAACGGCTCGCCGCCACCAGCTGA